In one window of Sandaracinaceae bacterium DNA:
- a CDS encoding TonB-dependent receptor yields the protein MRIHPAAARSLGVLAGFLLAHASFAQTPAGDTPSADDTAPPSPPSDRPTADGPGAPAAAADSPTTPDDTVTPPRLPVAQHGHPPYPAEGDGRPARVLLQITIDRDGSVVESNVLESDREGEQAALFHDAAERFVRGLTFEPATRSGSAVASRVRFEVLFQSPEHRHSATDHTHPAPEHTHPATAHTHHAAEGTHPTDARTPGADDSLEDPGEPQDDDDAGFGATGEVEQPFQATSSANLRGAELRLRPFGSAGDLLNAGSGFYVIQHAGGGKANQYFLRGFDADHGTDVALHVDGIPVNNVSHGHGQGYSDLQWVIPELISRMEIRKGPYFAEYGDFATAGAVNLVLDQDVRRSSFTLGGGTYGSFRSVAVLSPEVRGVVPTLAVEVYGTDGPFENPEDLRRVNVFGRITRPFDNGGSLSLTVTGHLSDWTANGQLPLREVRAGRLDRFGTLDPNEGGATQRHSVYASLRLPTGGARHAARDGDAAHADDQTADPTTRGAFELTGWLTYYRFALYSNFTYFSANPVDGDMIRQGDQRLTGGLRGAYEFRESLGPVQLRTRAGAQLRLDDIRNSLFEAPRRERSVELVNAGISEGSLSFFVEEDVRYRFLRLVVGARADYFAFNVQDRLEDVATLGTRTSGEAHDFLLSPKATLVVTPIEQLSLFANFGYGFHSNDARGVVTDVDPATPLTRARGYELGARLQLRDRLEVSAAAFLLDLDSEIVWIGDAGTTEPRGATRRMGVEANARVQALPWLSLDLDLTWTNSVFVDNPGNADSVALAPRFMLDSGVLVQHAATGLSGRVGLVYIADRPATEDDFLQAAGFYRIDASVRWETQRFALGLTVQNLTNTRWRQAQFATVSRVAGEVDASSCPAGTRAVDEGGGFAGCEDINFTPGWPFHLMASGSVFF from the coding sequence ATGCGTATCCATCCTGCGGCCGCTCGGTCGCTGGGCGTGCTCGCTGGGTTCCTCCTGGCCCACGCCTCGTTCGCTCAAACGCCTGCTGGGGACACTCCCTCAGCCGACGACACGGCCCCTCCATCCCCTCCCTCTGACCGCCCCACGGCCGATGGCCCCGGCGCGCCCGCTGCAGCAGCGGACAGCCCGACCACGCCCGACGACACCGTCACCCCTCCGCGCCTGCCGGTCGCGCAGCACGGCCACCCGCCCTACCCCGCCGAAGGCGACGGTCGACCCGCGCGCGTGCTCCTGCAGATCACCATCGACCGTGATGGGTCGGTGGTGGAGTCCAACGTGCTCGAGTCCGACCGCGAGGGGGAGCAGGCCGCCCTGTTCCACGATGCCGCAGAGCGCTTCGTGCGTGGCCTGACGTTCGAGCCCGCCACGCGGTCAGGCAGCGCGGTCGCTTCCCGGGTGCGCTTCGAGGTCCTCTTCCAGAGCCCGGAGCACCGTCACAGCGCAACGGATCACACCCACCCGGCGCCCGAGCACACCCACCCGGCGACGGCGCACACCCACCACGCCGCCGAGGGTACGCACCCCACGGACGCGCGCACACCCGGCGCGGACGACAGCCTAGAGGATCCCGGCGAGCCTCAGGACGACGACGACGCGGGCTTCGGCGCGACGGGCGAGGTGGAGCAGCCCTTCCAGGCCACCTCGTCAGCGAACCTCCGAGGCGCGGAGCTACGGCTGCGACCCTTCGGCTCGGCGGGCGATCTGCTCAACGCGGGGAGCGGCTTCTATGTCATCCAGCACGCGGGTGGGGGCAAGGCCAACCAGTACTTCCTGCGTGGGTTCGACGCCGACCACGGCACGGACGTCGCGCTGCACGTGGACGGCATTCCCGTCAACAACGTGAGCCACGGCCACGGTCAGGGCTACTCGGACCTGCAGTGGGTCATCCCCGAGCTCATCTCACGCATGGAGATCCGGAAGGGCCCGTATTTCGCGGAGTACGGCGACTTCGCCACGGCGGGCGCGGTCAACCTGGTGTTGGATCAGGACGTGCGACGCAGCTCGTTCACGCTGGGCGGTGGTACGTACGGGAGCTTCCGCAGCGTCGCGGTGCTGAGCCCCGAGGTGCGCGGCGTGGTGCCGACGCTGGCCGTCGAGGTCTACGGCACCGATGGCCCCTTCGAGAACCCGGAAGACCTGCGGCGCGTGAACGTCTTCGGGCGCATCACCCGCCCCTTCGACAACGGGGGCAGCCTGTCGCTCACCGTCACGGGCCATCTCAGCGACTGGACCGCGAACGGGCAGCTGCCCCTGCGCGAGGTGCGGGCCGGGCGCCTCGACCGCTTCGGGACGCTGGACCCGAACGAGGGCGGCGCCACGCAACGCCACAGTGTGTACGCCTCGCTGCGCCTGCCGACCGGCGGAGCACGGCACGCTGCACGCGACGGGGATGCGGCACACGCCGACGACCAGACGGCCGATCCGACCACGCGCGGCGCGTTCGAGCTGACCGGCTGGCTGACCTACTACCGCTTCGCGCTGTACTCGAACTTCACCTACTTCAGCGCCAACCCGGTGGACGGCGACATGATCCGCCAGGGCGACCAACGTCTGACGGGTGGTCTCCGCGGCGCCTACGAGTTCCGCGAGTCGCTCGGACCCGTGCAGCTGCGCACGCGCGCGGGCGCCCAGCTGCGGCTGGACGACATCCGCAACAGCCTGTTCGAGGCCCCGCGTCGCGAGCGCAGCGTGGAGCTGGTGAACGCGGGCATCAGCGAAGGCAGCCTTTCGTTCTTCGTGGAGGAGGACGTGCGCTATCGCTTCTTGCGACTGGTCGTGGGGGCGCGCGCGGACTACTTCGCGTTCAACGTGCAGGACCGCCTGGAGGACGTGGCCACCCTCGGCACGCGCACCAGCGGCGAGGCGCACGACTTCCTGCTGAGCCCCAAGGCGACGCTGGTGGTCACGCCCATCGAGCAGCTCTCGCTGTTCGCGAACTTCGGCTACGGCTTCCACTCGAATGACGCCCGCGGCGTGGTGACCGACGTGGACCCCGCCACCCCGCTCACCCGCGCGCGCGGCTACGAGCTCGGGGCGCGGCTGCAGCTGCGTGACCGCTTGGAGGTCTCGGCGGCCGCGTTCCTGCTGGACCTCGACAGCGAGATCGTGTGGATTGGGGATGCGGGCACGACCGAGCCGCGCGGGGCCACCCGACGCATGGGCGTGGAGGCCAACGCGCGCGTGCAGGCGCTCCCCTGGCTGTCGCTCGATCTCGACCTGACGTGGACCAACTCGGTCTTCGTCGACAACCCCGGCAACGCGGACTCCGTCGCGCTGGCGCCGCGCTTCATGCTGGACAGCGGCGTCCTGGTGCAGCACGCGGCGACCGGCCTCTCGGGGCGCGTGGGACTCGTCTACATCGCGGACCGCCCCGCGACGGAGGACGACTTCCTGCAGGCGGCGGGCTTCTACCGCATCGACGCCAGCGTGCGCTGGGAGACGCAGCGCTTCGCCCTCGGCCTGACGGTGCAGAACCTCACCAACACGCGCTGGCGCCAGGCGCAGTTCGCGACCGTCTCACGCGTCGCGGGTGAGGTCGACGCTTCCAGCTGCCCCGCAGGGACGCGCGCGGTCGACGAAGGCGGCGGCTTCGCGGGCTGCGAGGACATCAACTTCACGCCCGGCTGGCCGTTCCACCTGATGGCGTCGGGGAGCGTGTTCTTCTAG
- a CDS encoding NAD-dependent protein deacetylase yields the protein MVTEALIHFLQGRTTAVLTGAGISTESGIPDYRGPETRRRAREPMRFAAFMGSPEARARYWARSTVGWERFRLARPNAGHDALVRLERAGFTSPVITQNVDRLHHAAGSQQVVELHGALAEVRCLDCDAREDRDALQARIRALNPAFDPQVEAWAPDGDADVAWVADFVSPVCVRCAGTLKPDVVFFGENVPRERVDEAYARIDRADALLVVGSSLAVFSGFRFVRHAHTHGKPVAILNLGESRGDPYAMLRIEQPAGEVLSNVARALLSR from the coding sequence GTGGTGACCGAGGCGCTCATCCATTTCCTGCAGGGCCGCACCACGGCGGTGCTGACCGGCGCCGGCATCAGCACGGAGAGCGGTATCCCCGACTATCGCGGGCCCGAGACGCGCCGGCGCGCCCGCGAGCCGATGCGCTTCGCCGCCTTCATGGGCAGCCCCGAGGCGCGAGCGCGGTACTGGGCGCGCAGCACGGTCGGCTGGGAGCGCTTTCGTCTCGCCCGCCCGAACGCAGGCCATGACGCGTTGGTGCGCCTCGAGAGGGCGGGCTTCACCAGCCCCGTCATCACACAGAACGTCGACCGGCTGCACCACGCGGCGGGCAGCCAGCAGGTGGTGGAGCTGCACGGCGCCCTCGCGGAGGTGCGCTGCCTGGACTGCGACGCGCGCGAAGATCGGGACGCGCTGCAGGCTCGCATCCGAGCGCTGAACCCCGCGTTCGATCCGCAGGTCGAGGCCTGGGCCCCCGATGGGGACGCAGACGTCGCGTGGGTCGCCGACTTCGTGTCACCCGTGTGTGTGCGCTGCGCGGGGACCCTCAAGCCCGACGTGGTGTTCTTTGGCGAGAACGTCCCCCGCGAGCGCGTGGACGAGGCCTACGCGCGCATCGACCGCGCCGACGCGCTGCTGGTGGTCGGGAGCTCCCTCGCGGTGTTCAGCGGCTTCCGCTTCGTGCGACACGCCCACACGCACGGGAAGCCGGTCGCCATCCTCAACCTGGGCGAGAGCCGCGGGGACCCCTACGCGATGTTGCGGATCGAGCAGCCCGCCGGGGAGGTACTCTCCAACGTGGCCCGCGCGCTGCTCTCGCGCTGA
- a CDS encoding rhomboid family intramembrane serine protease: MFGLPRLTLGIIAICSLLHVVAWGFEHRAVAGADAAQEQMMRVLTQHPEACVDFAISGIQEELLDAIQPPQCDATHVLTEADHELVAASRELLANLNRIPILRLGYRPGRPTLGTLFASMWMHGDFFHLLGNMVFLLLAGSVIESFWGPARFAALYLAAGLAGTLAHHAMNVGDLAPMVGASGAISGLLGAFVVSYPRTRIKMGYLVWLLVFFRRGTFMMPAWAAIPLWGAQQLFGALYDPEGGVAYGAHIGGLGIGLLAGVLAFVMGMDSVPEREPQVAEPPPPAAPRPSVPRAPSVVAPIELEPIDLGPLQPAGDPLVAPDLLAPDDLQPPAALESPFVPPAMVGPLPSSRPPPAARRVSAYPDGIPLDFDLPAFEPQDPPVTD, encoded by the coding sequence GTGTTCGGCCTACCGCGCCTGACGCTCGGCATCATCGCGATCTGCTCGCTGCTCCACGTCGTCGCGTGGGGATTCGAGCACCGGGCGGTCGCGGGCGCGGACGCTGCACAGGAGCAGATGATGCGGGTGCTGACCCAACACCCCGAGGCCTGCGTCGACTTCGCGATCAGCGGCATTCAGGAGGAGCTGCTGGACGCGATCCAGCCGCCGCAGTGCGACGCCACGCACGTCCTGACCGAAGCGGACCACGAGCTCGTCGCCGCGTCACGCGAGCTCCTCGCGAACCTCAACCGCATCCCCATCCTGCGCCTGGGCTACCGCCCCGGCCGCCCCACGCTCGGCACGTTGTTCGCCAGCATGTGGATGCACGGCGACTTCTTCCACCTGCTGGGCAACATGGTGTTCCTCCTGCTGGCGGGGAGCGTCATCGAGAGCTTCTGGGGACCAGCCCGCTTCGCGGCCCTCTACCTCGCCGCGGGCCTCGCCGGGACCCTGGCTCACCACGCCATGAACGTGGGAGATCTGGCGCCGATGGTGGGCGCCTCGGGTGCGATCTCGGGGCTGCTGGGGGCGTTCGTGGTGTCGTACCCGCGCACGCGCATCAAGATGGGCTACCTGGTGTGGCTGCTCGTCTTCTTCCGACGCGGGACGTTCATGATGCCGGCTTGGGCGGCCATCCCCCTGTGGGGCGCGCAGCAGCTGTTCGGCGCGCTGTACGACCCGGAAGGTGGCGTCGCCTACGGAGCCCACATCGGCGGGCTGGGCATCGGGCTGCTGGCGGGAGTGCTCGCGTTCGTGATGGGCATGGACTCCGTACCGGAGCGTGAGCCCCAGGTCGCCGAGCCGCCGCCTCCTGCGGCCCCGCGCCCGAGCGTGCCCCGGGCGCCCTCGGTGGTCGCGCCGATCGAGCTCGAGCCCATCGACCTCGGCCCGCTGCAGCCCGCGGGCGACCCGCTCGTCGCGCCTGACCTGTTGGCACCCGATGATCTGCAGCCTCCCGCCGCGCTGGAGTCCCCCTTCGTGCCCCCTGCCATGGTTGGTCCGCTACCCTCGTCTAGACCTCCGCCCGCCGCTCGTCGTGTGAGCGCCTACCCGGATGGCATCCCGCTGGACTTCGACCTGCCGGCCTTCGAGCCGCAGGACCCGCCCGTCACCGATTGA